From the Microplitis mediator isolate UGA2020A chromosome 6, iyMicMedi2.1, whole genome shotgun sequence genome, one window contains:
- the LOC130669857 gene encoding uncharacterized protein LOC130669857, which translates to MTYGLLQSSNNYTLIKMIFNIFFFTVLATVSFAEAQALDQGNELHQKLAALYERSQLEELILNEIFDKNLALIRSFIKLLQMDPLQVPDHLITMTDLGIGKTHLQGGWVQNLVTIKRSGDVILRYNDKAFSCDFDLGWDSIYLNYDYTIRYLMFTRKGSFTGSFKNLRVRVLASMDLEKSSLKLEFFKFVEVDNFTLRLEGHLTDHLINILTRALTIFAKSQVLREIEFQSTNIIEKKLKEINELKPEFIDSIVQSILEIFSNITISHE; encoded by the exons GTTGCTACAGTCTTCCAATAATTacacattaattaaaatgatatttaatattttctttttcaccGTACTTGCAACAGTTTCATTTGCTGAAGCTCAAGCTCTGGATCAAGGCAATGAGTTACATCAAAAACTGGCAGC attgtATGAGAGATCACAGTTAGAGGaacttattttaaatgaaatttttgataaaaatttagcaTTAATACGTAGCTTCATTAAACTACTACAAATGGATCCACTACAAGTTCCTGATCACTTGATAACAATGACGGAT TTAGGAATTGGAAAAACACATTTACAAGGAGGCTGGGTACAAAATCTTGTAACAATTAAACGATCTGGTGATGTTATTTTGCGTTATAATGATAAGGCTTTTAGTTGTGATTTTGATCTTGGCTGGGATagtatttat CTAAATTATGACTATACAATCAGATATCTTATGTTCACCCGCAAAGGATCATTTACTGgaagttttaaaaatcttcgaGTAAGAGTTTTGGCATCAATGGACTTAGAAAAAAGTTCTCTCAAgcttgaatttttcaaatttgttgAAGTTGA taACTTTACATTAAGATTAGAAGGCCACCTGACGGACCACCTGATTAATATTCTCACTAGAGCACTAACAATATTTGCTAAAAGTCAAGTCCTGCgggaaattgaatttcaatCGACAAACATTATTGAAAAGAAACTTAAAGAAATTAATGAATTGAAACCTGAATTCATAGATTCAATTGTGCAGTCAATATTAGAAATTTTCAGCAATATAACGATTTCTCACGAATAG